One Glycine soja cultivar W05 chromosome 2, ASM419377v2, whole genome shotgun sequence genomic region harbors:
- the LOC114400166 gene encoding uncharacterized protein LOC114400166, protein MGRPCYTWLANIWCCLTNESSEWLRETSESCSVVAALVAGASFATAATIPGGTDDKGKPHLEDYPTFEAFVIASLIGLCFSVTGLIMFLTILTSRKLHRDFRKDLPRKLLFGLSSLFVSIVALLVSFCTGHSFLFTHEYKMLILPIYVATCLPVTFYAVAQLPLYFDLLTAILVTVPRATDEGDSL, encoded by the coding sequence ATGGGAAGACCTTGTTACACCTGGTTGGCAAATATCTGGTGCTGCCTTACAAATGAGAGTAGTGAGTGGCTGAGGGAGACATCTGAATCTTGTTCTGTTGTGGCAGCGCTTGTTGCCGGCGCTTCCTTTGCTACAGCCGCCACCATCCCCGGTGGCACCGATGATAAAGGCAAGCCTCATTTAGAAGACTATCCTACATTCGAAGCATTTGTTATTGCTTCGCTAATTGGACTTTGCTTCTCTGTCACTGGACTCATAATGTTCCTTACTATACTCACTTCTCGAAAGCTTCACAGAGATTTTCGCAAAGATTTGCCACGCAAACTTCTTTTTGGCTTGAGTTCTCTTTTCGTATCCATTGTTGCATTGCTTGTTTCTTTCTGCACCGGCCATTCTTTTCTGTTCACTCACGAATACAAGATGCTCATATTGCCCATTTATGTAGCCACTTGTTTACCGGTCACTTTCTATGCCGTAGCACAGTTGCCACTCTACTTTGATCTTCTAACAGCCATTTTAGTAACGGTGCCACGGGCAACAGATGAAGGAGACAGTTTATAG
- the LOC114400145 gene encoding 1-aminocyclopropane-1-carboxylate oxidase — protein sequence MTNFPLINLEKLSGEERNDTMEKIKDACENWGFFELVNHGIPHDILDTVERLTKEHYRKCMEERFKELVASKGLDAVQTEVKDMDWESTFHLRHLPESNISEIPDLIDEYRKVMKDFALRLEKLAEQLLDLLCENLGLEKGYLKKAFYGSRGPTFGTKVANYPPCPNPELVKGLRPHTDAGGIILLFQDDKVSGLQLLKDGQWVDVPPMRHSIVVNIGDQLEVITNGKYKSVEHRVIAQTDGTRMSIASFYNPGSDAVIYPAPELLEKEAEEKNQLYPKFVFEDYMKLYAKLKFQAKEPRFEAFKASNFGPIATV from the exons ATGACTAACTTCCCATTGATCAACTTGGAGAAGCTCAGTGGTGAGGAAAGAAACGATACCatggaaaaaattaaagatgCTTGTGAAAACTGGGGATTCTTTGAG CTGGTGAATCATGGCATTCCTCATGACATATTGGACACTGTGGAGAGGTTGACCAAAGAGCACTACAGGAAATGCATGGAAGAGAGGTTCAAGGAATTAGTGGCAAGCAAAGGTCTAGATGCTGTCCAAACTGAGGTCAAGGATATGGACTGGGAGAGCACCTTCCACTTGCGTCACCTCCCTGAATCAAACATCTCAGAGATCCCTGATCTCATTGATGAGTACAG GAAGGTGATGAAGGATTTTGCTTTGAGGTTAGAGAAACTAGCAGAGCAGCTGCTGGACTTGTTGTGTGAGAATCTTGGCCTAGAGAAAGGGTACCTCAAGAAGGCTTTCTATGGATCAAGAGGACCAACTTTTGGCACCAAGGTTGCCAACTACCCTCCATGCCCCAACCCAGAGCTGGTGAAGGGTCTTCGTCCCCACACTGATGCCGGTGGAATTATCCTTCTCTTCCAGGATGACAAGGTCAGTGGACTGCAGCTTCTCAAAGATGGCCAGTGGGTTGATGTGCCTCCTATGCGCCACTCCATTGTTGTTAACATTGGTGATCAGCTTGAg GTTATCACCAATGGTAAGTACAAGAGTGTGGAGCACCGTGTGATAGCACAAACAGATGGGACCAGAATGTCCATTGCCTCATTCTATAACCCTGGCAGTGATGCTGTCATCTACCCTGCTCCagaattgttggagaaagaGGCAGAAGAGAAAAACCAGCTCTACCCAAAATTTGTGTTTGAAGACTACATGAAGCTATATGCTAAGTTGAAGTTCCAGGCCAAGGAGCCAAGATTTGAAGCCTTTAAAGCATCAAATTTTGGTCCAATTGCAactgtttaa
- the LOC114400174 gene encoding uncharacterized protein LOC114400174, translated as MNPRGLEGAGRGRGRGRVTTLLIKCTLAGKWEGVIDMYRNFPTCQITKITESLGTALHVAVDMNKEDAVEALVNQIIEHLHHAETNPLEVKNKSGDTPLHVAASRGFAKICKIIIGKHNERKSLVSQRNNRGETPLFQAVINGHSQAFCYLSSISHDNMADLVRDNKDTILHCAISNEYFDLALIIVHYYGFLINKHNKEKLTPLDVLATRPSAFKSASKHHSLWKQILYNCILVEPRLDVERQIEANLAEMDKPTESDELNYPKNYATLYEFFARSLSLAIGKMSWQNKQVDTENPPINEQIGFGLLPPNYNTFQQFVRSGFVHILGLSGSGVDINEVKKTKERHQWGYQLFEELMMRLIAEGDLLPDREFDPAIFNMYSEYTPEQGECSHSQELEEETRPQVDGNTDTLSQNDTKNETDQHFDEQNIVIIRREITRSEVLEEKRKPKVDGRIETLCQSEARKEVEQHADEKNIFIIRRETKCLELLEEERKPKAKTSSDILDDDTVLVAARNGIVEIVNEILTQFISVFYTTNSQEENILLVAVRNKKPLVVENLRKKFQKEYPEVWNTLTLAVNKDGKTMLHMAAYASEEYKPWQISGSALQLMWDVNWFQYIKSLVPEHYHLRSDKNNQTADEIFKEEHKELRKESSEWLKETSESCSVVAALVAGVSFATAATIPGGNDDKGYPHLEDKPAFHAFVISSVVGLGFSLTGLIMFLTILTSRKLYRAFRIDLPLKLLLGLSSLFVSIVALILSFCTSHSFLFTHKYKTVIFPIYVATCLPVTFYAVAQLPLYLDLLTFILFKVPKATSEGDSL; from the exons ATGAATCCTAGAGGTTTGGAGGGAgcaggaagaggaagaggaagaggaagagtcACAACCCTTCTGATTAAGTGCACGTTGGCAGGTAAATGGGAAGGGGTTATCGACATGTACCGTAATTTCCCAACGTGTCAGATCACAAAGATCACCGAGTCCCTGGGCACTGCACTGCACGTGGCCGTAGACATGAACAAAGAAGATGCGGTTGAAGCCCTCGTGAACCAAATCATCGAACatct CCATCATGCAGAAACCAATCCTCTGGAAGTGAAGAACAAGAGCGGTGACACCCCTCTACATGTTGCGGCATCGAGGGGGTTCGCCAAAATATGTAAGATAATCATTGGAAAGCATAATGAGAGGAAGAGTTTGGTGAGTCAAAGAAACAACCGTGGGGAGACACCTCTCTTTCAAGCTGTTATCAACGGCCACAGCCAGGCATTTTGCTATCTGTCTAGCATTTCCCACGACAACATGGCAGATCTTGTGCGAGACAACAAAGATACTATTCTTCACTGTGCTATCAGCAACGAATATTTCG ATTTGGCCCTCATAATAGTGCATTATTATGGTTTCCTTATCAACAAGCATAATAAAGAGAAGTTGACTCCTCTCGATGTCCTAGCCACCAGACCATCGGCCTTCAAAAGTGCAAGCAAACACCACTCATTGTGGAAGCAAATCCTGTACAACT GTATACTTGTAGAACCACGTCTGGACGTTGAAAGGCAAATAGAGGCGAATTTGGCAGAGATGGATAAGCCTACAGAGTCTGATGAACTGAATTATCCAAAGAACTACGCCACATTATATGAATTCTTTGCTCGATCGTTGAGTCTCGCTATTG GCAAAATGTCTTGGCAAAACAAACAGGTTGACACAGAAAACCCACCAATCAATGAACAGATTGGATTTGGACTTTTGCCACCTAATTATAACACCTTTCAACAGTTTGTTAGGTCTGGATTTGTACATATTCTTGGCCTTTCAGGATCGGGAGTGG ACATAAACGAAGTAAAGAAGACAAAAGAGAGGCATCAATGGGGTTATCAACTCTTTGAGGAGCTAATGATGAGACTGATTGCAGAAGGGGATTTACTGCCTGATAGGGAATTTGACCCAGCCATATTTAATATGTATAGCGAATACACACCAGAACAAG GAGAATGTAGCCACTCACAAGAGttggaagaagaaacaagaccACAGGTTGATGGCAACACAGATACTTTAAGTCAAAATGACACAAAGAATGAAACTGATCAACATTTTGATGAGCAGAACATTGTCATAATAAGAA GAGAAATCACTCGCTCGGAAGTgttggaagaaaaaagaaaaccaaagGTTGATGGAAGAATAGAAACTCTATGTCAAAGTGAAGCAAGGAAGGAAGTTGAACAACATGCTGATGAGAAGAACATTTTCATAATAAGAA GAGAAACCAAATGCTTGGAATTgttggaagaagaaagaaaaccaaaagCAAAAACTTCAAGTGACATACTAGATGATGACACAGTTTTGGTTGCAGCAagaaatggcatagttgaaataGTGAATGAAATTTTAACTCAATTTATAAGTGTCTTCTATACAACTAACTCACAGgaagaaaatattttgcttGTCGCAGTGAGGAACAAGAAACCTCTTGTAGTTGAAAATTTgagaaagaaatttcaaaagGAATACCCAGAAGTTTGGAATACCTTAACTCTGGCAGTAAACAAGGATGGGAAGACCATGTTGCACATGGCAGCATATGCTTCAGAAGAGTATAAGCCTTGGCAAATATCTGGTTCCGCCTTACAGTTGATGTGGGACGTAAATTGGTTTCAG tatattaagagccttgtgccaGAACACTATCATCTTAGAAGCGACAAGAACAATCAAACCGCAGATGAAATCTTCAAGGAAGAACATAAAGAACTTAGGAAGGAGAGTAGCGAGTGGCTGAAGGAGACATCTGAATCTTGCTCTGTTGTGGCTGCCCTTGTTGCCGGTGTTTCCTTTGCTACGGCAGCCACCATCCCCGGTGGCAACGACGATAAAGGGTATCCTCATCTAGAAGACAAGCCTGCATTCCACGCATTTGTTATTTCTTCAGTAGTTGGACTTGGCTTCTCACTCACTGGACTCATTATGTTCCTCACTATACTCACTTCTCGAAAGCTATACCGAGCGTTTCGCATAGATTTGCCACTCAAACTTCTTCTTGGCTTAAGTTCTCTTTTCGTATCCATTGTTGCATTGATTCTTTCTTTCTGCACCAGCCATTCTTTTCTGTTCACTCACAAATACAAGACAGTTATATTCCCCATTTATGTAGCCACTTGTTTACCTGTCACTTTCTATGCCGTAGCTCAGTTGCCACTCTACTTAGATCTTCTaacattcattttatttaaggtGCCAAAGGCAACTAGTGAAGGAGACAGTTTATAG
- the LOC114400158 gene encoding serine/threonine-protein phosphatase 6 regulatory ankyrin repeat subunit A-like, producing the protein MGAEVSTFLSREVVPENLAMARFISEGNWEKVIEMYENNPTSHIHTIEEYQGTALHVAVDMDEVDVAQYLLRAILKPQEISKNEKIKALEKGNEDGDTPLHYAASRDITKMCVEIIGRENERMYLASRKNKHGETPLFQAAINGRKEAFAYLSNISDNSAPLQDLVGNDGDTILHCAIRNEYFGTYACMLSS; encoded by the exons ATGGGCGCCGAAGTGTCGACGTTCCTTTCGAGAGAAGTCGTCCCAGAGAATCTGGCCATGGCCAGGTTCATATCGGAAGGCAACTGGGAGAAGGTAATCGAGATGTATGAGAATAACCCAACGTCTCACATCCACACGATTGAAGAATACCAGGGCACTGCACTGCACGTGGCCGTAGATATGGACGAAGTAGATGTCGCTCAATATCTTCTGCGGGCAATTCTGAAGCCACAAGAAATATCAAAGAATGAGAAG ATCAAGGCTCTGGAGAAGGGGAACGAGGACGGGGATACCCCTCTGCACTATGCAGCATCGAGGGATATCACCAAAATGTGTGTGGAGATTATTGGAAGGGAAAATGAGAGGATGTATTTGGCGAGTCGAAAGAACAAACACGGGGAGACACCTCTCTTTCAAGCTGCTATAAACGGCAGGAAAGAGGCCTTTGCTTATCTCTCTAACATCTCCGACAACAGCGCCCCCTTGCAAGATCTTGTAGGAAACGATGGGGACACTATTCTTCATTGCGCTATCAGGAATGAATATTTCGGTACGTACGCATGCATGCTATCTAGCTAG
- the LOC114400152 gene encoding 1-aminocyclopropane-1-carboxylate oxidase-like: protein MENFPVINLDNLNGEERKATLDQIEDACQNWGFFELVNHGIPLELLDTVERLTKEHYRKCMENRFKEAVASKALEVEVKDMDWESTFFLRHLPTSNISEIPDLCQEYRDAMKEFAKKLEELAEELLDLLCENLGLEKGYLKNAFYGSKGPNFGTKVANYPACPKPELVKGLRAHTDAGGIILLLQDDKVSGLQLLKDDQWVDVPPMRHSIVVNLGDQIEVITNGRYKSVEHRVVARTDGTRMSVASFYNPANDAVIYPAPALLEKEAQETEQVYPKFVFEDYMKLYATLKFQPKEPRFQAIKAVNSF from the exons ATGGAGAACTTCCCCGTGATCAACTTGGACAATCTCAACGGTGAGGAGAGGAAAGCTACACTAGACCAGATTGAAGACGCTTGCCAGAACTGGGGATTTTTTGAG TTGGTGAATCATGGAATACCCCTTGAGCTTTTGGATACTGTGGAAAGGTTGACAAAAGAGCATTATAGGAAATGCATGGAGAACAGGTTCAAGGAGGCAGTCGCAAGCAAGGCCTTAGAAGTTGAAGTGAAGGACATGGATTGGGAGAGTACCTTCTTCTTGCGCCATCTTCCAACCTCCAACATCTCTGAAATCCCTGATCTCTGCCAAGAGTATAG GGATGCAATGAAGGAATTTGCAAAGAAATTGGAGGAGCTTGCAGAGGAGTTGCTAGACCTGTTATGTGAAAATCTTGGATTAGAGAAAGGGTACCTGAAGAATGCATTTTATGGATCAAAGGGTCCAAATTTTGGGACAAAGGTAGCAAACTACCCTGCATGCCCAAAGCCAGAGTTGGTGAAGGGTCTTCGTGCACATACGGATGCGGGTGGGATTATCCTTCTCTTGCAAGATGACAAGGTCAGTGGCCTTCAGCTTCTCAAAGATGACCAATGGGTGGATGTGCCTCCTATGCGCCATTCCATTGTTGTTAACCTTGGTGACCAAATTGAG GTAATCACGAATGGGAGATATAAGAGTGTGGAGCATCGTGTGGTTGCTCGAACTGATGGGACCAGAATGTCCGTAGCCTCATTCTACAATCCAGCCAATGATGCTGTTATCTACCCTGCACCAGCATTGTTGGAGAAAGAGGCACAGGAGACAGAGCAAGTGTACCCAAAATTTGTATTTGAGGATTACATGAAGCTCTATGCTACGCTAAAGTTCCAGCCAAAGGAGCCAAGATTTCAAGCCATAAAGGCAGTGAACTCATTTTAG